A genomic segment from Methanomicrobia archaeon encodes:
- a CDS encoding phosphatidylglycerophosphatase A, producing the protein MVATALELYVRVDGDETDDAVLRTRFAETIRKECGDVNVSLLLAAALHADEEGIRTGRGGELGAQDAACVVADELFGLDIAEYIGGKKAMFNFVYYDTRKPGILKELGVFMDDAIGGLIAGCMTKILG; encoded by the coding sequence ATGGTCGCGACGGCACTGGAGCTCTACGTGCGCGTAGACGGTGATGAAACGGATGACGCAGTGCTCAGGACGCGTTTTGCAGAGACGATTAGAAAAGAGTGCGGTGACGTGAACGTGTCGTTGTTGCTTGCTGCGGCACTGCATGCGGACGAGGAGGGGATCAGAACGGGCCGCGGCGGTGAGCTCGGCGCGCAGGACGCAGCCTGCGTGGTGGCCGACGAGCTCTTCGGGCTCGATATCGCGGAATACATCGGTGGCAAGAAGGCGATGTTCAATTTCGTCTATTACGATACCCGGAAGCCGGGCATCCTAAAGGAGTTGGGCGTTTTCATGGACGATGCGATCGGCGGCTTGATCGCGGGCTGTATGACAAAGATACTGGGATAG
- a CDS encoding amino acid-binding protein, whose translation MWKEVMAKFEGSPSQKKVIELLLERGFRVSADGKVASGGIEIPHSHIAHEIGVDRRVVDLTVKRIITDAALKRIFEHLRSIAFLIEVAPLLGLSVVIIHPTDARQVGIIGDVATVMAQRGLSIRQAVSDDPYLVDDPKLTIITDQSVPGELIEEIGKLKSVRAVQIHPPL comes from the coding sequence ATGTGGAAAGAGGTAATGGCGAAGTTTGAGGGCTCGCCATCACAGAAGAAGGTCATTGAACTCTTACTGGAGCGCGGCTTCCGGGTGAGTGCAGACGGCAAAGTCGCCTCGGGCGGGATTGAAATACCCCATTCGCACATCGCGCACGAGATAGGCGTTGACCGCCGCGTCGTGGATCTGACGGTGAAACGCATCATTACCGATGCGGCGTTAAAGCGTATCTTCGAGCATCTGCGCTCGATCGCCTTCCTCATTGAGGTCGCACCGCTGTTGGGCCTGAGTGTGGTCATCATCCATCCGACGGATGCCAGGCAGGTAGGGATCATCGGAGACGTTGCGACGGTGATGGCGCAGCGTGGACTGAGCATACGGCAGGCGGTGAGCGACGATCCGTACCTGGTAGACGACCCCAAACTCACGATCATTACCGATCAGAGCGTTCCCGGAGAGCTCATTGAGGAGATCGGTAAGCTCAAGAGTGTCCGGGCTGTGCAGATCCATCCCCCGCTGTGA